The following coding sequences are from one Gossypium raimondii isolate GPD5lz chromosome 4, ASM2569854v1, whole genome shotgun sequence window:
- the LOC105779215 gene encoding uncharacterized protein LOC105779215, with translation MEFNSKRRGFFKGKLTPFYRAVKGVPTRQYSSKVKPNQGSSTSASISFRVHQDYMISQPKQISYIVPGDKNREKLSQIDNFFGVTGDESVDIKAATYISSVQERFKLET, from the coding sequence ATGGAGTTCAACAGCAAGCGTCGAGGGTTCTTCAAGGGGAAACTGACGCCATTCTACCGAGCAGTTAAGGGGGTTCCGACTAGGCAGTACAGCAGCAAGGTGAAGCCAAACCAAGGTTCTTCGACATCAGCTTCGATCAGCTTTCGAGTTCACCAGGATTACATGATTTCCCAACCAAAACAGATCTCATACATTGTACCAGGTGACAAGAACCGAGAAAAGTTGAGCCAAATCGACAACTTCTTCGGCGTTACTGGTGATGAAAGTGTTGATATTAAGGCTGCTACTTACATCTCTTCTGTTCAAGAACGTTTCAAGCTTGaaacataa